CCGCGGGGGTGGCGTGCCAAGTGGCCACCACGCCCAGGCCGGTGGCCCGGATGACCTGGGCGGCCAGTTCCTCGTCGACCCGCAGCCACCCCGCGGCCGCCAGTCGGCGCACCCGGCCGTGGAGGATCTCCAGGCCCGCGCGGTGCGCCGCGCCCGACTCCGAACCGGTGGCCCTGCTCATCACGGCGAACAGCTCCGGGCGCGAGACCCCGAACTCCACCACCGTGTCCCAGCCCCGGCGCAGTTCCTCCACCGGGTCCTCCGGGTCGGGGTCGAGCCGGGCGCGCTTGCTCTCCAGGAACTGCGCGTAGCCGTGCTCGGCGACCGCCTCCAGCAGCCCGTCCTTGTCGCCGAAGAGGCGGTAGATGGCGGGCGGCTGCACTCCGGCGGCGGCGGCGACCGCGCGGGTGCTCATCGCGTCGGGGCCGCCGCTCTCCAGCAGCTCGACGGCGGCCTCGACGATGCGCCGCCGCGGGCCGTCGGTGGTGTCACGAGTGGGCATGTATCGATGGTACCGATTTCTTGATTCCACCGTTAGTTCCGGTGTTATCGTTGTTTTGATTCCACTGGAAACACGGTTGGGAGAACCCCGTGATCATCGTGACCGGAGCCACCGGAGCACTCGGCCGCCGCATCGTCGAACGCCTCCTCGAACGACTTCCCGCCGACCGCGTCGGCGTCAGCGTCCGGGACCCCGGCAAGGCCGGGGACCTCGCCGATCGCGGCGTCCGCGTCCGGCCCGGCAGCTTCGACGCCCCCGCCTCGCTGGCCCACGCCTTCGAGGGCGCCGAACAGGTGCTGCTGGTCTCCCTCGACCGCACGGGCGAGGAGTGCGTCACCGGCCACCGCGCCGCGATCGACGCGGCCGTGCGGGCCGGGGCCGCCCGCATCCTGTACACCAGCCAGATGGGCGCCGCCCACGACTCGTGCTTCCAGGCCTGCCGCGACCACGCCCGCACCGAGGACCTGCTGCGCGCCACCGGCCGCCCCTGGACGGCGCTGCGCAACGGCTTCTACACCGCCAGCGCCCTGCGGTTCCTGGAGGCCGCCCGGCACACCGGCGACATCGCCCTGCCCGCCGACGGCCCGGTCGCCTGGACCGGCCACGACGACCTCGCCGAGGCCGCGGCGGCGATCCTCACCGACGAAGGCCGCTTCGAGGGCCCCACCCCGCCGCTCACCGCCCCGGCCGCGCTCGACTTCGACGCCGTCGCCCGGCTGGCGGCCCGGGTCACCGGACGCTCCTTCGCCCGCACCGTCGTCTCCGACGAAGCCTTCCGCGAGCAGGCCGTGGCGCACGGCGCCCCCGCCCCGATCGCCGACCTGATGGTGAGCATCTTCGCGGCGGCCCGGGAGGGCGAGTTCGCCACCGTCGACCCGACCCTGGCCGAACTCCTCGGCCGGGAGCCCGCCGGCTTCCCCGCCCTGCTGGAGCGGGCCTGGGCCGCCTAGGCATCTCGCCGTTCCTGCTCGGCCCGGTAGGGCGTGGTGTGGGCCCACCCGCCGGGCAGGGCCCGCTCCGCCTGCTCGGGCGTGGACGTCCAACGCCCGCCGCGTTCCTCGTCCGCCATCGCGTGGTGCGGGCCCGATATCGGCTGATCCCTCCGTCCGGCGGCTCCCGCCCGGGGTGCGGGGCGGGCGGGGGTTTGTCGTGGCGGCCGCGGAAGCGGGGTGCGACTACTGGTCGTTGGAGATCGCTTCCAGGCGGTCGGCCGGGCGGGGCCGGGTGGCGGTCAGGCGGGTGACGATCGCGGCGGTGGCCTCGGCCCCGGCCCGGTCGAGACGGTCGGCCGAGCCGCGCAGCAGGTGGCGGGCCTCCAGGGCGGCCAGGGCGACCAGCCCCGGCAGCAGGTCGGTGGAGCGGGCCGCCACCCAGCGGGTGCCCTGGGTGGCCATCCACCACAGGTCGGCCCCGCGGCCGGGCGCCGGTACCGCGAACGGGACGGGCGGTGGCCCGACCGGATGCCCGGCCGCGGCGAGCAGGGCGTGGAACTCGCGGGCGATCAACTGGTGGCCCACCGCGCTCGGATGCAGCCGGTCCGCGCTCAGCAGCTCGCGCCGCTGCGTCCAGGGCAGCTCCGCCAGGTGCAGGTGCGCCGCGCCGTAGTGCGCCGACAGCGCGTGCACCACCGCGTTGACGCCCCGCATCCGCCGGGCCAGCGGCCGGGCCAGTGGGGCGGGCAGCCCCAGCAGCCGGCCCGGATCGGGCAGGCAGGCGGTCAGCGGGACCGCCCCGATCGAGGTCAGCGAGGAGAGGACGGAGGCGAATCGGTGGGCCGTCGCCGCCAGGTCGAAGGAGGCCCGCAGGGTGTCGTTGCCGCCGACCAGCACCGCCGCGAACCGCGGGCGCAGGGCGAGCGCGGTGGGCAGTTGGGAGACCAGCAGGTCTCGGCTGAGCGCCCCGCTGGTGGCGAGGTTGCGGAACTCGACGGGACCGGGCGAGAGGGTAGGGGCGAGCAGCGCCGCCCAACCCCGCCACCCGCCGGGCACCGGATCGCCGACGCCCTCGGTGAGGGAGTCGCCGAGCGCGGCGAATCGAACTGTCATCACGTCCCTCCGGTGGGGCTGGGGAAAGTGGCGGAACCGGTGGATCTGGTGGGCTGGGTGCACCCGGTGGACACGGTCGAACCGGTGGATGCGGCGGACCTGGGGGAACCGCCCGGGCGGGTCGAACTCCGGTGCGGGCAGCGGTGGTCGGGGCCGTCCGGTCCCCCTCGGCTCACCCGGTGGCGGCCGGGGCGGAGGACGGGAGCGGGGGCGCGTCGGGGGAGGGTGCGGTGGCGGCCCGGTGGGCGGTGAGGAAGGCGGTGGCCGCCGCCGCCCAGCTGAACCGCTCCGCCCTGGCCCGGGCGGCGGCCCGCCGTTCCGCCTCCGGGCGTTCCAGCAACTCCCTCACCGCGAGGGCGAATCCGGCCCCGGTGTCGTCCGCCGCGAGACCGGCGTCCCCGACCACCCGGGGCAGCGCGGAGGACCGGCTGACCGCGACGGGGGTGCCGCAGGCCAGCGCCTCCAGCGCGGCCAGGCCGAAGGTCTCCACCGGGCCCGGCGCGATCACCGCGTCCGCCGTGGCCAGCAGGGACGCCACCCGGGGGCGCTCCGCCAGATGGCCCAGGAACCGTACCGGGAGCCGTAGTCGATCGGCCTGGCGTTCCAGCCGGCCGCGCAGCGGTCCCGTCCCCGCGACCGCCAGCACGGCCGGAACGCGGTGCCGACGGCGCAGTTCGGCCAGCGCCTCCAGCGCCCGTTCGGGCCGCTTCTCCCCGGACAGCCGGGAGCACATCACCAGCAGCACCTGCTGCGGATCGGCCAACTCCGCCCGCAGCGCGGGGTCGTGGCACTCCGGACGCATCGTCTCCAGGTCCACGCCCAGCGGCGCCCGCTCGACGTTGCGGGCGCCGATCCGCTCGAACTCCTCGGCCGCCCACGCCGTCGTGCACAGCACCGTGTCATAGCCCTGCGCGGTAAGGGAGTTGAGCCGGTCCGCGAGCCGTCGCGCGGTGCCGGGCGGCACCCCCCGGGCGCCGAGCACGCCGGTGGCGCTCTCGTGCGAGACCATCATCGACCGCACCCCGTGCGCCCGGGCCCACCCGCCCGTCCAGCGCAGCGTGGTGCGGTCCGACACCTCCAGCCGGTCCGGCGCCAACTCCTCCAGCAGCGCGGCGAGTCGGCGCCTGTCGCGGAGCACCCGGTAGCCGCCGGTGCCGGGCACGCGCGGGCCGGGCAGCGTGATCACCCGGCCCTGCTCGGTCCACTCGTCGCGGCGGGCCGGCCCCGGCACCACCAGCACCGGCCGGTGGCCCGCCGCCAGGTAGCCGGCGCCGAGGTGTCGCAGCGCCGTCCGCAGGCCGCCCGAGACCGGGGTGACGAAGTTCGCCACCCGGACGATGCACAACCCGCCGTCCGCGCGGGCCGGTTGGGGGTTCACGCGGGCTGCTCCTCGACCGAGAGCGGAACGGGGGCGGGGGCGGGGGCAGGGGTTCCGGCCCCGGCCTGGCGGGGCGCCG
The window above is part of the Kitasatospora sp. NA04385 genome. Proteins encoded here:
- a CDS encoding TetR/AcrR family transcriptional regulator — translated: MPTRDTTDGPRRRIVEAAVELLESGGPDAMSTRAVAAAAGVQPPAIYRLFGDKDGLLEAVAEHGYAQFLESKRARLDPDPEDPVEELRRGWDTVVEFGVSRPELFAVMSRATGSESGAAHRAGLEILHGRVRRLAAAGWLRVDEELAAQVIRATGLGVVATWHATPAERRDPALLTTLRESMVAAVTRAEPAVPAAESGPAPAARALRAALPDDSGVLSDAEQRLLAEWLTRLADGGGTPRS
- a CDS encoding SDR family oxidoreductase, whose amino-acid sequence is MIIVTGATGALGRRIVERLLERLPADRVGVSVRDPGKAGDLADRGVRVRPGSFDAPASLAHAFEGAEQVLLVSLDRTGEECVTGHRAAIDAAVRAGAARILYTSQMGAAHDSCFQACRDHARTEDLLRATGRPWTALRNGFYTASALRFLEAARHTGDIALPADGPVAWTGHDDLAEAAAAILTDEGRFEGPTPPLTAPAALDFDAVARLAARVTGRSFARTVVSDEAFREQAVAHGAPAPIADLMVSIFAAAREGEFATVDPTLAELLGREPAGFPALLERAWAA
- a CDS encoding SGNH/GDSL hydrolase family protein produces the protein MTVRFAALGDSLTEGVGDPVPGGWRGWAALLAPTLSPGPVEFRNLATSGALSRDLLVSQLPTALALRPRFAAVLVGGNDTLRASFDLAATAHRFASVLSSLTSIGAVPLTACLPDPGRLLGLPAPLARPLARRMRGVNAVVHALSAHYGAAHLHLAELPWTQRRELLSADRLHPSAVGHQLIAREFHALLAAAGHPVGPPPVPFAVPAPGRGADLWWMATQGTRWVAARSTDLLPGLVALAALEARHLLRGSADRLDRAGAEATAAIVTRLTATRPRPADRLEAISNDQ
- a CDS encoding glycosyltransferase; translation: MNPQPARADGGLCIVRVANFVTPVSGGLRTALRHLGAGYLAAGHRPVLVVPGPARRDEWTEQGRVITLPGPRVPGTGGYRVLRDRRRLAALLEELAPDRLEVSDRTTLRWTGGWARAHGVRSMMVSHESATGVLGARGVPPGTARRLADRLNSLTAQGYDTVLCTTAWAAEEFERIGARNVERAPLGVDLETMRPECHDPALRAELADPQQVLLVMCSRLSGEKRPERALEALAELRRRHRVPAVLAVAGTGPLRGRLERQADRLRLPVRFLGHLAERPRVASLLATADAVIAPGPVETFGLAALEALACGTPVAVSRSSALPRVVGDAGLAADDTGAGFALAVRELLERPEAERRAAARARAERFSWAAAATAFLTAHRAATAPSPDAPPLPSSAPAATG